In Apostichopus japonicus isolate 1M-3 chromosome 5, ASM3797524v1, whole genome shotgun sequence, a single window of DNA contains:
- the LOC139967314 gene encoding sodium/bile acid cotransporter 5-like: protein MSSKANHIAHGFQFICWIFLLHSCVGFDTYQPIVDGSVPFKVVRDPSDNVTTTFVSQTVNITFTITDVLLPGEFTVTVVPKDEEDFRLTFDELHMVSSDDNDLNVTMEVSVTGTQLIISEFDIVATGEDGARYKLLTHFVKIRRVPNRVALIIRYLVLAAVIVTIWLIGITTDIMLIVRIVKRPYGVIIGMICQFAIMPFTAWSLAKLFQIDGAASVGLVLDGSCPGGTNSNLFSVLLDVDYVLSITMTFFSTIIALGMMPLNLFIYGSSFVAAGETIRTPFLEIFIQLLFLVIPLGIGIFLGWRWPKMKDFADKYIKPASALVVVILICTDLPFNLFIFDSPWQYYAASIIFPFVGGTSGFILTKLAKLSTRKALTVALETGVQNAVLAVTVLFFFYPQPEADLATRLPYLILIFTTIEGLALVLMYTLLKKFYWHGAPYDDGDQDGGEEVKETDAYIANNNDTKESDNIATISTGVLVSKMDGGNQAELGPDTLADAAGHRNLAYRPDE, encoded by the coding sequence ATGTCAAGCAAAGCCAACCATATTGCTCATGGCTTCCAGTTTATTTGCTGGATATTTCTCTTGCACAGTTGCGTTGGTTTCGATACATACCAACCGATCGTAGACGGCAGTGTTCCATTTAAAGTGGTTCGGGATCCCAGCGATAATGTAACCACCACATTTGTAAGTCAGACAGTAAATATTACGTTCACAATCACCGATGTGCTATTACCCGGGGAATTTACGGTCACCGTGGTCCCCAAAGACGAGGAAGATTTCCGACTTACATTTGATGAGCTTCACATGGTAAGCTCCGATGACAACGACCTCAATGTGACAATGGAGGTGTCGGTCACCGGCACACAACTCATCATTTCGGAATTCGACATAGTCGCTACGGGCGAGGACGGCGCCAGATACAAACTCTTGACCCATTTTGTCAAGATCAGACGGGTGCCGAACCGTGTGGCTTTAATAATTCGTTACCTCGTGCTTGCTGCCGTGATAGTCACTATCTGGCTTATTGGTATAACCACAGATATCATGTTAATCGTCAGAATCGTCAAACGTCCATACGGTGTCATCATCGGCATGATATGTCAATTCGCCATCATGCCCTTCACGGCGTGGTCACTAGCCAAGTTATTTCAGATCGATGGCGCGGCGTCCGTGGGATTGGTCTTAGACGGGTCATGCCCGGGAGGTACTAACAGTAATTTATTCAGTGTTCTTCTCGACGTAGACTATGTTCTTAGTATTACCATGACGTTCTTTTCAACCATTATTGCCCTTGGAATGATGCCGCTCAATCTTTTCATCTATGGGTCATCTTTCGTGGCGGCTGGGGAGACGATCCGGACGCCTTTTCTCGAGATCTTCATACAACTCTTGTTTCTTGTCATACCCCTCGGAATTGGCATTTTCCTCGGATGGCGTTGGCCCAAAATGAAGGATTTTGCTGACAAATACATCAAACCAGCTTCTGCGTTGGTCGTTGTGATTTTAATATGCACTGACCTTCCGTTTAATCTCTTTATCTTTGATTCTCCTTGGCAATATTACGCCGCTTCTATCATATTTCCATTCGTAGGAGGAACGTCTGGTTTCATTCTTACAAAGCTTGCAAAGCTATCGACTAGGAAGGCTCTAACAGTTGCCCTAGAAACAGGCGTCCAAAATGCCGTCCTGGCTGTGACCGTTCTGTTCTTTTTCTACCCTCAACCGGAAGCTGACTTAGCAACACGGCTCCCGTACTTGATTCTCATTTTCACCACAATAGAAGGTCTAGCACTGGTATTAATGTACACCCTCTTAAAGAAATTCTACTGGCACGGCGCTCCATACGACGATGGAGATCAAGATGGCGGCGAGGAAGTCAAGGAGACCGATGCATACATAGCAAACAATAACGATACTAAAGAAAGTGACAATATCGCTACCATATCAACAGGAGTTCTCGTTTCCAAGATGGACGGCGGGAATCAGGCTGAACTCGGACCTGACACCTTAGCTGATGCTGCTGGTCATCGTAACCTAGCGTATCGCCCAGATGAATGA
- the LOC139967315 gene encoding ileal sodium/bile acid cotransporter-like, translating into MAFYASRTTTFALLSFILISAVLYTSNGQEENAPTGWEDYFKLQSSSPNATTTLFIDERVWLNITIDSITLPGTFTITPRWVTGDFVIAAAPLEGVEGEASSYDEVLSILITGQKITIGNLELIAENQAGESNVIWTETVNVNRVEAAAARYVRYLVLVALIVAIFLIGITTDIKVIYSLIRRPYGVIIGMFCQFIIMPFTAWSLAKIFGVDGPASLGLVLDGSCPGGSISNVLSVLLDVDYVLSITMTFFSTLFALAMMPLNLFIYGRSFVAAGETIRTPFLEIFIQLVSLVVPLSIGIFLGWWKAKLKDIADKYVKPVSGVIMLILICTDLPFNLFIFDSPWEYFVIAIIFPLVGGGAGFFISKVLRQTTQRSATVALETGVQNAVLAITVLYFFYEKPVSDLATRLPYLILVFTSLEGVALTIIYILLKKFYWGKCPYDDEKEEEKSDDKKEDEEKKQKEYEVKEIKVKERNGEIKTISGKVKAPSVVKYDVACEANFGDETLAEVNPAFEPSE; encoded by the coding sequence ATGGCTTTCTATGCATCAAGAACGACCACGTTTGCCCTGTTGTCGTTCATTCTAATATCTGCGGTCCTATACACTAGCAATGGCCAGGAGGAGAATGCACCTACTGGGTGGGAGGACTATTTCAAATTACAGAGCAGTTCTCCAAATGCGACAACAACTTTATTCATAGATGAGAGAGTGTGGTTGAATATTACCATCGATTCCATCACCCTTCCCGGAACATTTACAATAACTCCACGCTGGGTAACTGGCGATTTTGTTATCGCAGCAGCGCCCTTGGAAGGAGTGGAAGGTGAAGCGAGCAGTTATGATGAAGTCTTGTCAATATTGATAACTGGCCAGAAGATAACTATCGGCAATCTTGAACTGATCGCGGAGAACCAAGCAGGGGAATCCAACGTTATATGGACTGAAACAGTGAATGTCAACCGCGTGGAAGCAGCCGCGGCTCGTTATGTGCGATACTTGGTACTGGTCGCCCTGATAGTAGCGATCTTCCTGATCGGGATAACCACCGATATTAAAGTCATATACAGCCTTATCCGTAGACCGTACGGTGTGATTATCGGTATGTTTTGTCAGTTCATTATCATGCCATTTACCGCGTGGTCATTGGCCAAAATATTTGGTGTCGATGGTCCAGCTTCTCTTGGTCTTGTCTTGGACGGTTCCTGTCCCGGTGGTTCCATCAGTAATGTCCTGAGCGTCCTACTTGACGTGGACTACGTCCTCAGCATAACAATGACCTTCTTCTCGACCCTCTTTGCTCTTGCAATGATGCCTCTCAATCTGTTCATCTACGGAAGATCGTTCGTTGCAGCTGGCGAAACCATCAGAACACCGTTCTTGGAAATCTTCATACAACTCGTGTCTCTCGTGGTACCGCTCAGCATCGGTATCTTTCTGGGTTGGTGGAAAGCTAAACTCAAAGACATTGCTGATAAGTACGTCAAGCCTGTCTCTGGCGTCATCATGCTCATCCTAATATGTACGGATTTACCATTTAATTTGTTCATCTTTGATTCACCGTGGGAATATTTCGTGATTGCAATCATATTTCCTCTGGTCGGTGGTGGAGCTGGTTTCTTCATATCCAAGGTCCTCCGGCAGACGACTCAACGCTCTGCTACGGTAGCCCTGGAGACCGGAGTACAGAACGCTGTTCTAGCTATAACAGTGCTGTACTTCTTTTACGAAAAACCTGTCTCGGATTTGGCGACGCGTCTCCCTTACTTGATTCTCGTATTCACCTCTCTCGAAGGGGTTGCTTTAACCATCATTTATATCCTACTCAAGAAGTTCTACTGGGGCAAATGTCCTTACGATGACGAAAAAGAGGAAGAAAAATCAGATGACAAGAAGGAGGACGAGGAGAAGAAGCAGAAGGAATATGAGGTCAAAGAAATCAAGGTGAAGGAACGTAACGGAGAAATTAAGACCATCTCAGGCAAAGTGAAGGCTCCATCTGTTGTGAAGTATGACGTAGCATGTGAAGCAAACTTTGGTGATGAAACATTAGCCGAAGTAAATCCTGCTTTTGAACCGTCTGAGTAA